Genomic window (Ananas comosus cultivar F153 linkage group 1, ASM154086v1, whole genome shotgun sequence):
gaatatcactaacatttgtaaggataaaaataaaaagttaacttgtatagaaatttatttgctagtcgatatgtttataaagagctatatgcaattaacactaaatattattattaattacaagTCAAAATAAGGTTAAATTGTGGCGCTCGAACTGGAAACTTGGACTAATTATGGCAACtgcattaaaataaaatttaacagcaaaaacaaaaaaacaaaaaaaaaaaacatttgaccAAACCAAACAAGGAATTTAATCAGTGCAGCAAATCCAGGAGCATAAATTTgcacccacaaaaaaaaaaaaaaaaaaaaaatcaaaccaaatttataaattgttaattacaatcaaaatattttgacatGAGTTTATATTGTAGTGCATCAATTAAAAATGGAATTAGGAGAATTTGGGATTGTTCTGGCGCATTTaattctctaattaattaatgtagcAAATTTTGGAGCATATCtttgccaaaaataaaaatggaaaCAAATTTTAACTCAAACAACTAAAAATTGTGCCAAGATCTCCGTATGTAGCACAGAGTGTAAGAGATAGAGATGGGTTTGTACCTCATTTATGGCCCTACTCCttcacatgcatgcatttaATGCATCATCCCCCCTTTAActcccccaaaaaaaatttaactcccCCCACTTTTAATTTTTGCAATGGAATAATTAGTAGATATATAGAAGCACAAAAGCCCCATTGCAAAAGCACTTCTCTTTACCaggagaaaataataataataataataataataataaaagagagaaaataagatcACCAGGTGATGGAGATGAGAGGGTGGCAAGATTTGGGTGTGGTGGAAACAATTTATGAAGATGAtcaagaagaggaggaaggagacgaaccggaagagaaagagaaagagtgCCTCAATTCGCCTTCGCtttcgtcgccgtcgtcgtcggccTTGACTCGTCTCCGCTCCTCTTGTTTGCCGCCGTCCTTGTCGCTACGGAGCGTAGTCTCCGCTTGGTATGGCCTTCATTTTATGAGAAATGCTAAGTTTACAAACCAGAAAGGATCGtcgaattataatttttggatcaaaaactgtaattatttgaaaatttcaaatattcattaggagggaaaaagaaaacaagatttgtattttttaatattttttattataaaaaattgtatatGTACTAAAACTTTGGCTTAAAGTAatagtgtaaataaaaaaaatgtattgtgaagttttttttttttgaaaaaaaaatagttattttgatttttgaaggtCGCGGGCTAATGGATGCAATACCGACGTCGTGATCCGATTAGACGATCAATGTTTTCATCTGCACAGGGTAAGATCTCAATTCTACAAACATAAATACTAATTTAgtgtttatttattaattttatttttgaggtgaatttaaaaatagaattttagtTTCGTcgcttattaattattttggttGTGTTTGGCTAAGAAAATAGAAATTTGTTATAATAAAAGATGAGTCCTAAGAAATAACATTCTATGATCATATCCTATAAAATTGCTAcagctaaaaaattaaattgctaAAGAAAAACAtctacaatattttttattactatttccAACTATTTCCGCTTCAAACATTGCTTAATCTTTTTGTAAGATCTTTTTTCTCAAACTCTTACACCAAACTCTAGAGCTTAATAATTTATCGattgaattttatcaaatttaacgaATCTAATTTACTTCTatcttaatttgaaattaatataTGAAGATCCTCTCAATTCCTcctcaattttgttttttttgaccGAGACcgctttatttttattttcttaaaagtcAGTAAGTTTAgtaaaagtattaaaattttaccaaatttattgataattttactagattaagaaattaattaatagttaataaCCAATTGgatcatcaaatttgataacATTATTAAcgtaataataattaacaataaaaaactcaaatgaaattttttttttttgaagttaagTAATtgtcaatttaaaaaaaacaaaaattgaggGGTCTCCGCACATTTTTACCTCTTACATGTCACACCACATCACCTTCCTATTTTGGTCCAATAAAATTCCACCTCTGCAGTTACATAATAAAAgcaaatttaattaactaagtaattaattaattaattcccaATTAAAGAAGGGCACGGGGGTCCACCTCCCGAAATGTAGCAGAGGAGCTAATCACCGTTGATTCGAGATCCAACGGTTCATATTCTATCGGGCCCCGTTTACCACATAAAGTACCCGACACTTCTCTTTACTTCTAACAGTGACAGGAAATTCTTTTTTGGACAACAATTTATGATGAATCCCAAACTCATTTATTTCCCTCATTTAATGGCCTTTTTTCCGTTACTTTAAGtttagtattatataataattttctcctttttctgagctatttactcattttaattattaaaaattcaggGTAAAAAAATATCAGGAACAGTGTAATACCTTTCTTTTTGgtattttcttttaaatgttaaaaatgttaaatgttccaacatgtatataataataataactattacAAGACAATGCATGATCGAATAATTACTAAGTTGAAATTGCTATTTCTATAAATTGGACGCCAAACTTTTATTCTACACAAATGTAATAGTTGTTAATTATAATTGTTTGATGATTAGTTCTCGAGATTTCAAGTTCAGAGtttgattatttaatatttcttattgaatttagttttaaaataaagcGTTTGCTTACAATTGCACAtagtatggaaaaaaaaaaaagtttttatgtTGAGcagaattttttgttttttttatgctcttttttcagaaatatgtgctaattttttgtaattttttaaagaacATTGGTAAAGTGTATATAACTTGTTTGAACTATATTCATTCTgaattgattttaaaatttgaatgtgtcgttaattttatagatttaatttagtatatttcatataattcttataataaatttattaaaaataagaattaatataaattttaaaattaaataaaaaatcatacgGTAGaatagtaatttaaaattttgaaatattttttattcaaaaaatgatGCTTTGTTTTTTACGCAAATACCTGAAAATTTTTAATGGGCAGGATCCGATTGTAACGCATAGCGTTACCTGCGACGCCTGCTAACGGAGTCCTCGACGTCGCCGTGATCCCGCCGTCAGGGCTGACGGCGaggccttcgccgccgccgttaTCTCCGGCTACGGCCCCGGCGTCGCCCTCACCCCCTCCACCCTCCCCGCGTGCGCGCCGCCGCGGAGTGGCTCGACCTCGCCGGCGATCTGGTGGCGCGCACGGAGGATACTTCTTCCGGGAGGTGGCGACGGacgcgcgcgcgcgcggcggcggcgctccgaTCGTGCGCGGCgctcctcggcggcggcgccgccccccGCGGCGCCGCTCCTCGCGCGGTGCGTGGAGGCGCTCGCGGgtgcggcggcgccggcgccggagacgGGACGGGACGGAGGGGGCGGGGGGTGGCTCGAGGAGGTGGCGGCGCTGCCCCCGGAGGAGTTTGGGGCGGTGGCGGAGGCGATGCGGGCGCGGTGCGCGCACGACCACGACCTGCTCTATCGGATCGTCGATCACTATCTTGaggtaattttatttaatttctatattcgccattattttttttaattttttaaattaaaattacgaTATCAGAAAGGAAATGTGGTGAATCGCTTTTATTATTGAGATAGAACTTGAGCTGATTGAGAGCTCTCGATTTGTGGTCACGTATTAGTCTCCATTTAATAGTTCGttatatatttgtaatattaaaatttaaaaataaatttaattttttaggaaaaaattataatttttaaattaagataaaaatgatATGGGATGACAAATTAGGACTCCTCGAAAAGAGATGTTGGAGAGCTTCCTAAATTTTTTCCTCATTATCTTTTTAGTTTGTTTTatgttatattataaattataaacttaCGGTCGGCGATGCCATCAAAAAAGttgatgagaaaaaaaaaaaaaagtactttaaAATTCGTGAACatttaaagcattaaaaaaaaaaaaactgaaatagcTATTTTTAGCCACTACAATATTAAAGTAAGCTTAGtaaaggtgtccaaaatatccgatatctCACACCCGACCCGGACCCTatccggacccgaaccggacacgaaccggacccgataaaaaatgaatagtatacggataaaaaaaattacccattaaagtttcgggtatgggtccggatattttatacccatatccgatttggacccgacccaaacttaacttttaaatgggtagggtctggaatagttttcaaatccggacccggacccggatccgatgaaatatccgatagtaaataaaaaaaaaataaacttttaaagttgaaggatcaattttaatatgacttatagatgTTGAGTCACtacgtattttcatcctaatgaaaccctagccgtctcttttactcattacttttttctaatttttttactctttgttttctactcatttttttcatttcatctccgccaacaatatttcattgtcgtcatcatcatcagtgtcatcatcatcatcagcgacaatatttcttttgaataaattttattgGACGGTACAACTTATTAGAATGCGAGTTTTTTTATGGTGGGCTTTATAGTTTGTCTATTGacaatttaataaagtttataaaaaaaatatatttatacggatatccgtatcCAATCTAGACCCGATCCATATCCGGTCttgaacgggtagtatacgggtagtcactacccagacccgctcaaatagacccgatgggtgtattagtaactttagtacccaaatccgaatccgacctgaagttaaatgggtagggtatatatatttttttgtaatcatttctttttagggtataggtacagtatattaattactTAGACCAGACCCGGTTCACGGACATCTTTAAAGCTTAGAcatagttttaaaatataatgtccaattaaaaatattatttttatactatataaagtctaaaaattataaaaatatttttactctttattttttttatactataaaattatGGTTGCAACCactgcaaaagaaaaaatatatatatataaccgcATCCTTCTTCGATGTCTGTTACAATAGTAAttttaaagcattaaaaaataaaaattataacactttaattatttttcgatttcttataaaataaaaataatatttttaaccatCTTATAACCATACTAGGTCTTAGTATTACTCGAAACACAATAAGCATttcaaaatctgattctgaGAAAGTAGTGGGCAACAATCTAATTTgtaataccgaccgtccctagagcaagtggtaaatggTTTGGTGGctggtatctgagacccaagttaagttcgaatcctagttgattcatatttccagctaagtttatttctaaatgaaataaacgaagtgggtagtgtgctacctatctcttaaaaaaaaaagtttttttttaaaaaaatagttaaaaatataaataagaaaaagttaGGTTAAAGATTGAGTTAAAAAATGGTAAATTTaacaacaaaaaacaaaaaatcccttgtctatttttgtatatattctGTGAACACAACaacatgcattttttttttttaaaaaaaaagcttattGTGGAGTATCTGTCACTATAACATGACTTACGTAgtatatatgtttattttcttatatgttATATAGGTTTTTTTGAGCCTTTTGGTATATTTGGATtacacttaattaatttttttactttacattGCTCATACTTTTttgttcaaaaaagaaaaaaaaaacatccatTTCGtctttcaaataataaaaaatgtgaatgcgaaataaaaaaagataaatttaacaaaataatgtAAATTCGAATTCTGTCGTCATTTGCTTTGGAGCAgatcatgaaatttttttcaaataaaattatattagacTACAAGTTGTTGTAAAactaatttatatttactttcttatgtattatatatagtattttgtttgggatttttgttatatttagattgcatttgattttttcatttttgcatttcacatattttttcttcaaaaaactatataaaatattatgctATATGttccttttaatttttcaaaattaaaatagtttatcTTTCTCTGAAGTTAATAATTAATCTTTTCTTAGATTGTAACTAAGTCATATATTTTGACAGTTTTTAAAATGTTAttctttagtttaaaatatatcagtCAAATATAActttatgaatttaattttttttacatttaataaataaaatatataattagatgTGCACTCTTTATAAAGcattcagatttttatttttattttttatttttttcacttttttttttatcttttctttcttacttACTTACTAAACCCTAAATTGAAAGCTTCTCAACGATGCTTTGTTGGGGAGTTTCTGATCTGCCTTCTAATCAAGAATTCATTAGGTActttttaatactaaaactaaaaaaaaaaaataaatttggagaaaaaattataatttttagataaagaaaaaactgAGACGCAACAGCTAATGGGGACTCTTCAATGAGGCGTTGTTGGAGAGCTCCCCACGAAAGTTCTTTTGCTTTTCTGCTGCTACTTGTCTGGAAACTTGTTCAAGTTTAACTTCCTTTTTCTCACCTGGAGTTGCATTCAATATCAAGCTCAGATTTTTCAAAATGTTTTACTTAAATACTGTCTCCCTGCAATTCATTGAAATGcatttcctttgtttttttttttttctctgcttATAAATCTGATAGTCTTCTACAAATTAGAAGATAATCAGTGGTAGTGCAATAGGTTCACGGAGacgtgaaatttaaaattttacattatttacttTTAAGAATATTCTAGCGTTACTTACTATATATTCTACGGAATGTATGCATATTTGCATTATACGACAGAACCACGAAGACAAGCTAACGGAGGAAGAGAAGTCCCGGCTCTGCTACAGCGTAAACTGCACGAAGCTCTCCCACAGCCTGTTCATGCACCTCGTGCAGAACCCCCGCCTGCCGCTCCGCTTCGTCGTCCAGGCCATGCTCGTCGAGCAGCTCAACACCCACCGCTCCTTCTTCCCCCGCactgccgccaccgccgccgcagcgTCCTCGGCCGTCAAGCCGTcgcacaacaacaacaacaacaacaacggcAGCGGCAGTGGCGGCGGCGTGGCCACCACCCTCGGCGCGATCCTCAACCGCGACGCGGCGCTCCGCCAGTCGGCGCAGCTCCGGTCCTCCATGCAGGCCACCAGCTTCCGCATCGAGGGGCTCGAGCGCGAGATCGCCGCGCTGCGGCGGTGCCTGCAGTCGGTCGAGGATGGCGAGCCGGGGCTGCAGGGGTCGTCGGCCAGCTTCCGGATACTGCCGGACGACGCGGAAGACGGCGGAGGCGCGGAGTGCTCCGGTGCCGGCGGGAGGGATAGGTGGAGCTTCGGGGCGAAGCTGGTGAGGGGGTTGAAGAGCTTCTTCAAGAAGCCGGGGAGTGCGGCAGCTGCCGGAAGAAGCGGTTTCCGCGGCGGAGGTGGGTGTGATGGTGGAGGCGGTGTTGTAGGGAAGGAGGTGGTGGAGATAGAGAGGAGGCCAAAGGGCCACAGGAGGAATAGGTCTTTGGTGTGATGTTAgtataattttagtttaattagCTCGTGATTTGTTTGGTACCAAATTTACATTAGAGTAATGTTAATACTACACAGCTAGCTAGGGCTAGTAATCCAGTTCGCTGTTCACGAGTCAGCTCGAAAGTTAGCTCGAGATCGATATGGCAATTCAGTTCGCTGTTCGTAAGTCAACTCACATATTCGACTCAAAAACAAGCTCAAGACAGATATGCTTGTTTAACAAACGAGCCAAACAAGAATTTAGGTTGACTTGCTTGTATTCGACTCGATATAacttgaataatatatatacctatatattaaataattttattatttggatTTTATGCCAACTTAAATGTAAAGagatttatattttgtaaattttaattattagagtaagatttcaattttctaattttcttttaattttgcaCCTAATAGTTGGGTTGGCAATCTAGTTTACTGTTTGCTCAACACATGTTCAGTGTTGTTAAAAGAATGAgctgaaaagaattttttagttTGATATTTTAACGAGATAGTATGTGTTCGGCTCATTGACTGCCCTTCACACAGCCTATTGATggttcataatttattttaacttcaaaagaAGTCTGACTCTCTATCTGCATATAAATTTGGGCCATATTAGAATTTCAGAATTTACAAATGACCATGGAAAATGATGAGCTCAATATGTTGTTCAAAgtaattaatattcaaattgaaattctaCTTTTATCTGTCTCCCGAATGAAAGTAAGTAATCAGTCAAATTCACGGGCAAgttaattatattcaaatcaTGACCCATTATTATTGGAAAATATAGTGTTTGGTTTTCTATTGTACTAATTAAAATGATTTTGGAACAATGTTTCTCCACTTTTTtgttcataaaatatataatatgtatttcAACGTTGTTTGAaccaatattattattattattatttaaagaaaaacaacaattatttatttattttattttttagaaagaaactcagttagtaatataaaataattagcttCGAATTATGCTAGGTACTGTGAGTCATTTGAGTCAACATAGTTGTAATTGTAATTGATGATCTAATGTATCGACTTTAATTCCTAGTGTATATATTGAAAGATATGCCATATTTCAGATGGAGTGGGTCAATTAAAACACTGTACTGTTAATTCCATGAACATTCCAATTCAACCACCACAAGAGAATGCCACTTCATATTccacgggaaaaaaaaaaggccacaTTAATCGATTTAACTAAAGCAATCTCATTATTTGATGAGTATGTGGAGCTTAGAGAGTATCTAATTCTTAATTTACCCACGTTTACCGTTGCATAATCAACCTCAACCATCAATGCAGAAAAGTCACAAATCCAACGCTTAAAACGTGACATTATTAATTCCATTGGATATTCATCTTATGTGACGACATTATCAAGTCTCAAAATCACAGTCACGTACTGAAATGTGAATGGACTAAGATTGGAATTTAAGATCTCGGATGTCAATTATTAAGTTCTTTATCATTTGCATCAGGAACAGTCGATTTGAACAAAAGTTTGTTCATTAAAATATCTAGATAAAAAATACAGCTCATggtcaacttttttttattaaaaagctAAATACGGCTTGACTTGCAAACAGTAAGCTAAATTGCCAGTTTTACTAtaggatgaaaagttgaaaaaaaattaaaaaattaaaatctaaatctaataattaaaatttatacaatataattttttttatatttgcgTTGGCCTGAAATTCAAAtaggaaaattttttataacatatatatacacatatattcaAATTACATCAAGCTAAAAAATTTCAGTTCGTATTTGACTCATTTATTAAACTAGCGATTGGCCTGGAGCTCATTTCGAACAGAGAATTGAATTTTCAACCATACTAAGAGTTTATGTAAGAATAATTCATTTTTAGAgggatagttttttttttttctttgtaatcCATTACAGATGAAACTTGTTATCCTTTAAATACTAACTAATCAACAATTATTTGAAAACCTCAATGCAGAGAAACCCAACACCCCCCGCTCACCCCTCCCCCTCCACAAttcctctctctcgctctctctctatatatatatatatcgcccCAGCATAGATCGACGACCTTAGCGTACTCCTCATCACCCCCTCCACCGCCTCTCTCCTCGCCGCTTCTTAACGTAGTAGTGCGGGTGCCGGGGGAAGGAGATGCTCGCGTTTGCCCtagcgccggcggcggcggcggcggcggcgaggaggtGCGCCGCCGCATCcgttcccggggcggcgccgccgGGGTTAGGGTTGCGGGGGTGGGGGAGGAGCGGGGGTGGGGAGGTGGCGAGGTCGAGGAGTCGGCGGAGCGAGAGCGTCGCAATGGAGCCGGGGGGGGCGCGGCGGGGATGCGGCCGAGACAGGTATAGGGTCGATTCCTCTGTGTTTTCGGATGAGTTACTACTGAATGAGATgtgagatttattttattttattttattttttctgagtGTAAGGTGTTTGTGTCTTTGTTTGAGAGAAGTAGTTCTTGAGATCTCGtgctagctatatatatatatatatatatatatatatatatatatatatttttttttttcgcattcAGCCCCCtcattttttttagcaaatagCTCCtgcaattttatataatttatatttgaaatgtcGTACGagcattatattaaaatttcaagttgaatataataatttaaatactataaataaattaccgtcttttctttgttttagcTGCACGTGAGCTTCCTTATTCTTTTTGCCTTTATAAACATGTGGGCGTAAGTCATAAAGAATAAGGTAATTCATTTAGCATggtaaataaattattgtatccAAATTGCCTGTGGATCATATAGTTCGTGTGGCAAGAAGAGAATCATTGcagcaaatataaatttgcatagatcatttacaaaaaataaataaataaataaagagggggctaaatgcaaaaaaactcatatttttatatatattttactttccAAAATAATATGTGGTTGGATGTGCCGGGTCCGCAGACATGTCTTTTCTTGTCGTCATTGGTTAGTTTGCAATGCAATTCGGGCAAATGCTGATGGACTTCTCCTTCAAAACAAACAAAGACATGACAAAAAAAAGTTACTAATAAgtttttgactgtacccgacccggcggatatggattcgaacatagattttgattgtacccgacccgaacccgaatttattttgtattatataatatatatatatataaatttgatgttatatttgaacttgtattttaaaaatttagatttaatataatgtattttgaaatattgaaaaaagaaataattgtttcggattcaaatttcgggttcgggttcgggttcgggtttgggttcgggtttggagtcgggttcgggtttgggtttttgaaaatccgctccgaacccgacccgttgacatctctactacTGGCTCGGACTATTTGGTCCAAACCAGTAAACCAAATGGTACGGACTGAACCAATCCGACTTAGTCATTTGACTTTGTCATTTTGGTTTCGGAAGAAGTCGGGTTTGGCTGCGACAAGGGCCTTGTTCGGgaacaaaaatttggtggggACAGTAAGACGGTTCTCAAAATGTGAGACAATTCTATTTTACCATTCAGTTCTCTATTATTAATTTGGTTCTTGAAAAGAGTTAAACAAACTGAATAAATTGGTATATGTTATTGTGTTCTTAATTTGTTATACAAGTTGTATTTTTATATGCTTAAAGGGTAGATTTGAGATATAACCATTAGAAATCAATCTTATCGGTCTACTGCTTAAACAAATTAACTTATTGATTAGTGATTTAATTGTCAAGGGGGAAATTGGAAAATGTGGCATACTTAAAACGGCTAACTGCTCTTTTCGATGCGATATGGATATTTCGATCTGTTTGattttagaaaatagaaaattaaatatcTTGCTTGTTTAGCTTTTCTCAAGAAAAAGACCCAACTGACCATGTGCACTCTGTAGGCCAGCGATGAAGGGTACATATGAAGGAGCTTAAGTCGCTTTCTGGTTGGAGAGATAGGATTGGTGATAACGGAAATTGTCTGCCATCTTGAGAACAAATACTGGTGATATCCGTTATTGTATGATAGTTCAGCTCTTTAATGCAAGGTATCGTCATGGAAAATTTTTGTTTGTCGGCAAGTCAtcgatcaaaattttaattatttaggaCCTTGACATTGAGAAATGGTACGGAGCAATGATTTAAGTAAAGCATGGTAGTTAGGTAGGGCCATAGGGGTCATTATTGTACAAAGAAATATGTTGAAGGTGATTAAAGGGCCAGGAAAAGCAGCAAATGACATGGGCATAGAATTTAAGACATTGTCTCCATACTATGTTGGGCATCTTTTTCTGACGGAAATTTTCGGTTGCTGCTGTGAGGCAATGGTAACTGCAGTCAAATTCTGCATTTCTTTCTATGACACTTTATGGAATGGGATCCTCAGGGAAGTCCCTTGCTAAAACAGTTTAC
Coding sequences:
- the LOC109718340 gene encoding LOW QUALITY PROTEIN: BTB/POZ domain-containing protein At3g49900 (The sequence of the model RefSeq protein was modified relative to this genomic sequence to represent the inferred CDS: inserted 3 bases in 2 codons; substituted 1 base at 1 genomic stop codon), whose translation is MEMRGWQDLGVVETIYEDDQEEEEGDEPEEKEKECLNSPSLSSPSSSALTRLRSSCLPPSLSLRSVVSAWSRANGCNTDVVIRLDDQCFHLHRDPIVTHSVTCDACXRSPRRRRDPAVRADGEAFAAAVISGYGPGVALTPSTLPACXAAAEWLDLAGDLVARTEDTSSGRWRRTRARAAAALRSCAALLGGGAAPRGAXLLARCVEALAGAAAPAPETGRDGGGGGWLEEVAALPPEEFGAVAEAMRARCAHDHDLLYRIVDHYLENHEDKLTEEEKSRLCYSVNCTKLSHSLFMHLVQNPRLPLRFVVQAMLVEQLNTHRSFFPRTAATAAAASSAVKPSHNNNNNNNGSGSGGGVATTLGAILNRDAALRQSAQLRSSMQATSFRIEGLEREIAALRRCLQSVEDGEPGLQGSSASFRILPDDAEDGGGAECSGAGGRDRWSFGAKLVRGLKSFFKKPGSAAAAGRSGFRGGGGCDGGGGVVGKEVVEIERRPKGHRRNRSLV